One segment of Paenibacillus rhizovicinus DNA contains the following:
- a CDS encoding glycosyltransferase: MLPKVSIIIPFYNDHYVDQAIVSALYQTYPNVEIIVVDDGSTRHQNALAPYRSRIHYVGKANGGTGSALNHGFNMASGKYIAWLSSDDRFLSDKIAKQVAYMEQTGARISHTDFHVMNEHGAITEYGAGVKYPSAKAFIHAFRHGCPVNGCTIMMTKELFHGIGGFNAGLPYTHDYDFWIRVLLSRVDFHYINEPLTLYRRHSQMGTVQHFDTILSEVNSVNQHYALLMDSLIAQLPG, translated from the coding sequence ATGCTGCCTAAAGTATCGATCATTATACCGTTCTATAACGATCACTATGTCGATCAAGCGATCGTGAGCGCACTCTACCAAACGTATCCCAACGTGGAAATCATCGTCGTCGACGACGGTTCTACCCGGCATCAGAATGCCCTCGCGCCTTATCGCTCCCGCATCCACTATGTGGGCAAAGCGAACGGCGGCACCGGCAGCGCCTTGAATCACGGCTTCAACATGGCTTCCGGCAAATACATCGCCTGGCTCAGCTCAGACGACCGGTTTCTCTCCGACAAGATCGCCAAGCAAGTGGCTTACATGGAGCAGACGGGCGCGCGGATCAGCCATACCGATTTTCACGTCATGAACGAACATGGCGCGATCACGGAGTACGGCGCAGGGGTAAAATATCCTTCGGCCAAAGCGTTCATCCATGCCTTCCGCCACGGCTGCCCGGTCAACGGCTGCACGATCATGATGACCAAAGAGCTGTTCCACGGCATCGGCGGCTTCAACGCGGGACTTCCGTACACCCATGACTACGATTTCTGGATCCGCGTGCTCTTGTCGCGCGTGGACTTTCATTATATTAACGAGCCGCTCACGCTTTACCGGCGCCATTCCCAGATGGGCACCGTCCAGCATTTCGATACCATCCTAAGCGAAGTCAACAGCGTCAACCAGCACTATGCGCTGCTGATGGATTCGCTGATCGCCCAGCTTCCGGGGTGA